The following coding sequences are from one Stigmatopora nigra isolate UIUO_SnigA chromosome 10, RoL_Snig_1.1, whole genome shotgun sequence window:
- the slc25a20 gene encoding mitochondrial carnitine/acylcarnitine carrier protein: protein MSKQPQPISPLKNFFAGGFGGVCLVFAGHPLDTIKVRLQTQPKAKPGETLQYAGTIDCFKKTLAKEGVKGLYKGMAAPIIGVTPMFAVCFFGFGMGKKLQQKSPDDILTYPQLFAAGMLSGIFTTAIMTPGERIKCLLQVQASSGKVKYNGPMDCVKQLYKESGIRGIYKGTALTLMRDVPASGMYFMSYEWLKNVLTPPGRSHNELSVPSVLFAGGMAGIFNWAVAIPADVLKSRFQTAPEGKYPNGFRDVLRELIREEGIGSLYKGFTAVMLRAFPANAACFLGFELAMKFLNWMAPNL, encoded by the exons ATGTCAAAACAGCCGCAGCCTATCAGCCCATTGAAGAACTTCTTCGCTGGAGGTTTCGGTGGCGTCTGCCTGGTCTTTGCTGGTCACCCACTCGACACTATAAAA GTGCGTCTACAGACTCAACCAAAGGCCAAACCAGGAGAAACCCTCCAATATGCCGGAACCATTGATTGTTTCAAAAAGACCTTAGCTAAAGAG GGAGTAAAAGGTCTGTATAAAGGCATGGCAGCCCCAATCATTGGCGTCACACCCATGTTTGCCGTATGTTTCTTCGGCTTTGGTATGGGCAAGAAACTGCAGCAGAAAAGCCCTGATGATATCCTAAC GTATCCACAGCTGTTTGCTGCTGGGATGTTGTCCGGTATCTTCACCACAGCTATCATGACTCCTGGCGAGCGCATTAAATGTCTACTGCAG GTCCAGGCTTCATCTGGAAAAGTGAAGTACAACGGGCCAATGGATTGTGTCAAGCAGCTGTATAAAGAATCCGGCATTAGAGGAATCTACAAAGGCACCGCGTTGACTCTCATGAGAG ACGTTCCTGCGAGCGGCATGTACTTCATGTCGTACGAGTGGTTGAAGAATGTCCTCACGCCGCCGGGAAGGAG tcATAATGAACTCAGTGTTCCCAGCGTGCTTTTTGCAGGAGGGATGGCAGGAATATTTAACTGGGCCGTGGCAATTCCCGCCGATGTGCTCAAGTCTCGCTTTCAAACAG CTCCCGAGGGAAAGTATCCCAATGGCTTCCGGGATGTTCTGCGCGAGCTGATCCGAGAGGAGGGCATCGGTTCCTTATACAAAGGTTTCACCGCTGTCATGCTTCGAGCCTTCCCTGCAAATGCT GCTTGCTTCTTGGGATTCGAACTCGCAATGAAATTCCTGAATTGGATGGCACCAAACCTGTGA
- the prkar2ab gene encoding protein kinase, cAMP-dependent, regulatory, type II, alpha, B, which translates to MVLFGGNNARKMNDCEIPTGLKELLRGYTVEVLRHRPPDLVEFAVGYFTQILQSRCKVKPAKSEEKAARKGVTFATNAHESEEVEKEPIENSVGKNNRRVSVCAEPYNPDEDDEDDDTEPRVVHPKTDEQRHRLQEACKDILLFKTLDQEQFSEVLDAMFEVQVNPQEHIIDQGDDGDNFYVIERGVYDIAVLKNGVSVCVGKYDNKGSFGELALMYNTPRAATIVATEEGALWGLDRATFHRLIVKNNAKKKRMYEAFVESVPLLNSLEASERMKIVDVLGARCFKDGERIIAQGDMADCFYMVESGQVRIMIQIKMKAGQQDEAEVEVARCSRGQYFGELALVTNKPRAASVYAVGETKCLVIDIQAFERLLGPCKEIMKRNISQYEDQLVALLGSSVDFKK; encoded by the exons ATGGTTCTTTTTGGTGGGAATAATGCAAGGAAGATGAACGATTGCGAGATTCCGACGGGCCTGAAGGAGTTATTGCGAGGATACACGGTGGAGGTTCTTCGACATAGGCCACCGGACTTGGTGGAATTCGCCGTTGGGTATTTTACGCAAATTCTGCAAAGCCGATGTAAAGTCAAGCCGGCTAAGAGCGAGGAGAAGGCGGCTCGGAAAGGGGTCACCTTTGCCACAAATGCCCATGAGAGTGAGGAAGTGGAGAAGGAACCCATTG AAAACTCAGTTGGTAAAAACAACCGGCGAGTTTCAG TTTGCGCCGAGCCCTATAACCCGGATGAGGATGACGAGGATGACGACACCGAGCCTCGAGTCGTGCACCCCAAAACGGACGAACAACGTCATAGGCTTCAGGAGGCCTGCAAAGATATCCTTCTCTTTAAGACTCTGGACCAG GAACAGTTTTCAGAGGTTTTGGACGCCATGTTTGAGGTGCAGGTCAATCCTCAAGAGCACATCATAGACCAAGGAGATGATGGAGATAATTTCTATGTCATAGAAAG GGGTGTTTATGATATAGCGGTGTTAAAGAACGGGGTAAGCGTTTGCGTTGGAAAGTACGACAACAAGGGCAGTTTTGGCGAACTGGCTCTCATGTACAACACGCCACGAGCTGCCACCATTGTGGCGACGGAGGAGGGCGCCCTCTGGGGTCTG GACCGGGCTACCTTCCACCGACTGATTGTGAAAAACAACGCCAAAAAGAAGAGGATGTATGAGGCCTTTGTGGAAAGTGTTCCTCTTCTCAACTCTCTGGAG GCCTCGGAGAGAATGAAGATTGTGGATGTTTTGGGAGCGCGATGCTTCAAGGATGGAGAGCGAATCATAGCGCAG GGAGACATGGCTGATTGTTTTTACATGGTGGAATCGGGACAAGTCAGGATTATGATCCAAATCAAA ATGAAGGCAGGCCAGCAGGATGAAGCGGAGGTGGAAGTGGCCCGTTGTTCTCGAGGACAATACTTTGGGGAGCTGGCACTTGTCACCAACAAGCCTCGTGCAGCCTCCGTCTATGCAGTTGGAGAAACCAAATGTCTCG TGATTGACATCCAGGCATTTGAACGCTTGCTGGGGCCCTGTAAGGAAATCATGAAGAGAAACATCTCTCAGTATGAAGACCAGCTTGTGGCATTGCTTGGTTCTAGTGTGGATTTCAAAAAATAG